The nucleotide sequence ATTCAGTCTTAGAGAATGCTAAATTACACCTTTATTTTTCATACTTTGGTCTCCTTAACTCCATTATCAGAAAGTATGTAAACGGTAACGCTATCCTCAATTTATAGCTTCTGATAATATCTGCAAATTCCTAGCTGATACCTATCCGAATGATTTTATCTTTTGGTTGCTGAATGAGGTTGACTTTTCTGGATCACTTTGGGAACCCCTCAAAACCGAACTAGCGGTTGAACCCATCCGGGCTGATAGTGTTATTATCCTCCAAAAATCTGACAAGCTATTGCAGTTGGAATTTCAAACCCTGCCCCAATCCCAACCGGATTTACCCTTTCGGATGGTGGATTATTACGTCCGCCTCAAACGCCTGTATCCCCAGAGTCAGATTCACCAAGTCTTAATTTTCCTCAAACCGACCAACGACCCAAGATGTCAAATCACGGCCTATGAAGATGCCCAACTCAGCCATCAATTTCAAGTCATTCGGATGTGGGAACAAGACCCAGAACCATTTCTGGACAATGCTGGCCTGCTACCCTCTGTCAAACCAATAATGGTCAAGAACTGTTAGAAATGATTGCGGCCCAAATCAATCAAATTCCGCCTGAACTGGGACGAGCGCAACTGTGGGCCTGTTGTGATGTGTTGGCGGGGCTAAGATTTGAGAAGGAGTTGATCAAACGTATTTTTCGGGAGGAAGTCATGCAGGAGTCAGTCACGTATCAAGATATTTTGCAGAAGGGTGTGGAGCGGGGCCTGAAGCAGGGAATACAGCAAGGGATGCAACTAGGGCTACAACTAAGGAGAAACTACGGTTGTAATCCGGCAACTACAGCGGCGGTTGGGGGACTTATCTCCAGCGGTGGTCGCTCAGATTAGAGGGTTGCCATCAAATCAACTGGAAGAACTGGCCGATGCTCTCTTAGATTTCCAGGCCATTGAAGACCTCCAGGCCTGGTTAAACTCCTAAAAAACTTCTCTACACCTACAATAATTTGGGAGGAAGTGGCGAGAATTTGATTAGTAATCTCTTAAAGACTTGTGCCGTCTTAACGCATCGTAAAACTGCAATGTCGAGCTAAAATTAAAGGCATCCCAGAGAAATATAGAATAATGGCCATCATCTTTACCAACCCCACCAATGCCCCCACCGCCGGCCCCGACACCATTATTGGCGATAACGCAAACGATATCATCAATGGCCTGGATGGAGCCGATCAACTATTTGGTGAGAGTTTTGTTGGCAGTGTTAGTGGTATGGCGGGATCGGATGACCTCTATGGCGACTCCTTTGCCGGTTCAGTCAGTGGCACGGCCTGGAGCGATATTCTCTACGGGGAATATTACACGGACAGTATTACAGGCGGCTCAGTCACGGGCGGCAATGATGCTCTGTATGGGGAATTATACGGCAACAGCATTAGTGGCGGCACTGTCACGGGTGGCAATGACACTCTCCACGGTGAGTATTACAACAGCCCTATTACGGGCGGTACGATTACGGGTGGTAATGATCAACTCTCGGGAGAATTTTACGACGACAGTATTACCGGGGGTATGGTCACAGGCGGTGATGATGCTGTCTATGGGGAGCATTACCTCGACAGTATTACCGGGGGCATTGTTATAGGTGGCGATGATGTTCTTCTAGGGGAGTATTACAACAACAGGATTACGGGTGGCACGGTCACAGGGGGGGATGATCAACTCTTCGGGGAGTCCTACAACAGTATTACGGGCGGCACAATCACTGGTGGCGATGATGCTCTAATCGGAGACTTTTATACAGGCGATATCACCGATGGGACAGTCACGGCTGGCAACGATACCGCTTATGGCGAATCTTATCTGGACATCTCAGGTGGCTCAGTTACAGGCGGCAATGATTTTATATATGGGGAGTATTACAGCACCATTAGCGGTGGCTCAGTTATCGGGGGGAGTGATACCCTAGCTGGGGAGCAATATGGCGCAATCACGAGCGGGGTTGTGACGGGGGGAGATGACAACCTCTATGGCGAATACTATATCGGCCCCATTAATAGTGCAGCTTTCGTCAGCAGTGGTTCTGACCAGATTCATGGCGAATACTACAATGGCGCAATTGGTGACAGTTCTGTCCAGGCCGGGAACGATACAATTTACGGCGAATACTACAACAGCAACATCAGCACTGGCACGATTACCGGCGGGAATGACACCCTCTATGGCGAAGAATACATCAGTGCAATTGCCCTAGGGACTATTGTTGCTGGCAACGACATTATTTATGGTGAATACTTCAATGGCAGCATTTCCGGCGCGGTTGTCACTGGGGGTGATGATGAAATTTACGGTGAAGCCTTTGCTGCCTTGATTTTAGCCGGTGAGATTATTGCCGGGAGTGACCAGCTTTACGGCGAGTATTTTGATAAAAACATTTCTGGAGCAACCGTCACCGGCGGCGATGACACCCTCTACGGCAGTCGCTATCTGAGCGGGATTTCCGGCGGCACAATTCAGGGCGGGAACGATACCCTTTATGGTGAATACTTTAACAGTAGTATTACCGGCGGTGAGGTCACAGGGGGCGATGATGTTCTCCAAGGCGAAGCCCATTTTGCAGTCATTTCTGGTGGCACGATTACGGGTGGGGACAACACAATTTTTGGTGAGTTTTACGCCGGCCCCATTTCCAATGCAATAGTCTATGGGGGCAATAATGATCTCCTGGGTGAGTCTTACTTAAACCTACTCTCTGGAGGAATCATTACCGGGGGCGATGATTTCCTAGTCGGCAACCTGATCAATGGCCCCGTCACCAATGCCACTGTAGTCGGTGGGTCCAACTATGCGGTCGGAGAGAGCTATGCTGGTAATATTGTTGATGGAGAAATTAGTGGCGGCAACGATACTTTAGTCGGCCAGGCTCTTACCAACTCCGTTACCAACAGCAGTATTGAGTTAGGGAATAACACTCTCTATGGCGAATACTACCAAGGGGAGATTAGCGGGGGTACGGTTCAGGGTGGGCAAGACCTGCTTTACGGCGAGTCCCATGGTGGGATTATCAACAGCGATGTTATTGCGGGTTGTGATGACATTTTTGGCGAATACTATGAAGCTGACATTACGGGTGGAGTTGTAATCGGTGGCAATGATCTAGCCTTCGGGGAATATGTTGAAACTATTACAGACGGCACATTTACCGGCGGGGACAACTACATTGCCGGGGAATATTACGAAGGGGACATTACAACAGCCAGTATTCAAGGCGGCAACGATACGCTCTATGGTCAGTACTTTGGAACGATACAGGGTGGGGAGATAGTTAGTGGTAGTAATGGCCTGTTTGGGGAAGATTACGAAGGCATTATTACCAATGCCACGGTTCAGGGGGGAGACGATGTTCTTTACGGTCAATACGTTGGCAACGTATCCGGCAATGGATTCTTCGTTAATGGTGGCCTGGGCCTGTTTGGTGAGTTTTATTTCGAGGAGATTATCGCATCCGAAATTTATGGCGGTAACGACACTCTCTATGGAGCTTACTACGGCACGATTTCCGGTGGGACAGTTGTCACTACGTCTAATGATTTATTGGGTGAAGGTTTTGACTATGCCATCACTAATGCCACAATCCAGGCCGGAGATGATGTTATCTATGGGGCTTACTACGGAGACATTACGGGTGGTGAAGTTGCCAATGGGTTTAATTTCATCTACGGCGAAGACTATTTGGGTGACATTACCGATTCATCCATCCAACAAGGCAATGACACGATCTACGGGGCCTATTACGGCACGATTTCGGGCGGCATAGTTACTGGAGGTGGAAACTATATTTCCGGTGATGAAGAACAGTGTGGCTGTGGGGTTGTCACTAATTCGACCATTCTTGGCGGAGATGATGTTCTCTATGGCGACTACTACGGGGACATTTTAGGCGGTGAGGTGACGGCTGGGGATGATGGGCTTTATGGTGGCGGCGGGAACGATACCCTGGCCGGTGAATATTATTCTGGCTCCATTGTTCCCAGTGCGACTATTGTGGCGGGGGATGATGTTTTAGACGGTGGGGCTGGCATTGATACAGTTGACTACACCACGGTTTTATCTGGGGTAATTGCAGATTTAGAGGCGGGAACAGCTCAGGGTGGGTCTGGGTATGATGACCTCTACGATATTGAAAATCTCTTAGGTTCGGCGTTTGATGATTCCTTCGGTGGGACTGCTGATACCAACAGCCTAGTTGGGAATGGCGGTAGTGATACGTTGCTAGGGCTAGACGGCAATGATTATCTAAATGGTGGTGTTGATGCCGATACGATGGTGGGTGGCATTGGTAATGATACCTATGTTGTGGATAATTCGGGCGATAACGTTACGGAAAACTCTAGTGAAGGGATTGATTTAGTCCTCTCATCCATTACCTATAGTTTGACGAACAATGTTGAGAATTTAACCTTAACGGGAACCGCTAACCTCAACGGCACGGGGAATGAGTTAGAAAACACGATTCTGGGAAATTCAGGGAATAATACCCTTAATGGCTCCACT is from Synechococcus sp. PCC 6312 and encodes:
- a CDS encoding DUF4351 domain-containing protein gives rise to the protein MVAQIRGLPSNQLEELADALLDFQAIEDLQAWLNS
- a CDS encoding calcium-binding protein, with product MAIIFTNPTNAPTAGPDTIIGDNANDIINGLDGADQLFGESFVGSVSGMAGSDDLYGDSFAGSVSGTAWSDILYGEYYTDSITGGSVTGGNDALYGELYGNSISGGTVTGGNDTLHGEYYNSPITGGTITGGNDQLSGEFYDDSITGGMVTGGDDAVYGEHYLDSITGGIVIGGDDVLLGEYYNNRITGGTVTGGDDQLFGESYNSITGGTITGGDDALIGDFYTGDITDGTVTAGNDTAYGESYLDISGGSVTGGNDFIYGEYYSTISGGSVIGGSDTLAGEQYGAITSGVVTGGDDNLYGEYYIGPINSAAFVSSGSDQIHGEYYNGAIGDSSVQAGNDTIYGEYYNSNISTGTITGGNDTLYGEEYISAIALGTIVAGNDIIYGEYFNGSISGAVVTGGDDEIYGEAFAALILAGEIIAGSDQLYGEYFDKNISGATVTGGDDTLYGSRYLSGISGGTIQGGNDTLYGEYFNSSITGGEVTGGDDVLQGEAHFAVISGGTITGGDNTIFGEFYAGPISNAIVYGGNNDLLGESYLNLLSGGIITGGDDFLVGNLINGPVTNATVVGGSNYAVGESYAGNIVDGEISGGNDTLVGQALTNSVTNSSIELGNNTLYGEYYQGEISGGTVQGGQDLLYGESHGGIINSDVIAGCDDIFGEYYEADITGGVVIGGNDLAFGEYVETITDGTFTGGDNYIAGEYYEGDITTASIQGGNDTLYGQYFGTIQGGEIVSGSNGLFGEDYEGIITNATVQGGDDVLYGQYVGNVSGNGFFVNGGLGLFGEFYFEEIIASEIYGGNDTLYGAYYGTISGGTVVTTSNDLLGEGFDYAITNATIQAGDDVIYGAYYGDITGGEVANGFNFIYGEDYLGDITDSSIQQGNDTIYGAYYGTISGGIVTGGGNYISGDEEQCGCGVVTNSTILGGDDVLYGDYYGDILGGEVTAGDDGLYGGGGNDTLAGEYYSGSIVPSATIVAGDDVLDGGAGIDTVDYTTVLSGVIADLEAGTAQGGSGYDDLYDIENLLGSAFDDSFGGTADTNSLVGNGGSDTLLGLDGNDYLNGGVDADTMVGGIGNDTYVVDNSGDNVTENSSEGIDLVLSSITYSLTNNVENLTLTGTANLNGTGNELENTILGNSGNNTLNGSTGADRMIGGLGDDGYLVDNVGDVVVEGVGEGLDIVFTTVTYSLSANVENMTQAGSSNIDGTGNDLNNTILGNTGNNILSGLDGDDNLSGRGGNDTLLGAIGNDYLDGGSGTDLMEGGIGDDTYVVDNVGDVVSELPNEGIDLVLASISYSLTAHVENLTLTGGSSLNGTGNSLANTLWGNTGNNSLNGWTGADFMAGGLGNDTYVVDNVGDVVVENSSAGVDRVFSSISYSLTANVENLTLTGIDNLNGTGNDLNNTLTGNSGNNTLNGLTGADRMIGGLGDDSYLVDNVGDVVVEGVGEGLDIVFTTVTYSLSANVENMTQAGSSTIDGTGNALTNTILGNSGNNILSGLNGDDSLNGRVGNDTLVGGFGLDVLTGGPGNDAFRFNAPNQGLDTLTDFTKVSGNFDQLQVLATGFGGGLTIGVLLANQFHLGTAATTTTQRFIYNQPNGFLFFDVDGSGSASQIHFATLSNRPSLTNTDIVVV